Proteins encoded in a region of the Anopheles aquasalis chromosome 2, idAnoAquaMG_Q_19, whole genome shotgun sequence genome:
- the LOC126581333 gene encoding G kinase-anchoring protein 1-like: MFTVVPSRFQGLKIEGDEDEFRKPKQKSKPAAAAAVKSGTTKQQPQKKQKPKPPKNKGPNEAEQNEQWSKWQQKDTEILEKSYMNDLEQALLQSKLDFEANKKKYDQAEKDAKQQSAAAKPRKPKTLSLHEFQEKVDNDMKQKEQQRQRKQVEAEYNKNYTFFEQIDLETKQIINKEQMKALFQTKDISAVANGEKSASKKGGKRANPNQTPSEVDLLKAENKELKEQLYLLSFELKNVACKLSSAEMKEKEELLLEIEQLKRVQEDMTAEMTALYGELEQAKSRSNQDAKFKDKTKPRKVGHSGNGTEQQSTGN, from the exons ATGTTCACCGTAGTTCCTTCACGATTCCAAGGGTTGAAAATAGAAGGTGATGAAGATGAGTTCCGGAAACCAAAGCAAAAGTCGAaaccggccgccgccgccgccgtgaaGAGCGgaaccaccaaacaacaaccacaaaagaaacaaaaaccg AAACCACCAAAGAACAAAGGCCCGAACGAGGCGGAACAGAACGAGCAGTGGTCCAAGTGGCAGCAAAAGGACACGGAGATTTTGGAGAAGAGCTACATGAACGACCTCGAACAGGCGCTGCTACAGTCAAAGCTGGACTTTGAGGCCAACAAGAAAAAGTATGATCAAGCCGAAAAAGATGCTAAACAACAGTCCGCCGCTGCCAAACCACGCAAACCGAAAACGCTCTCGTTGCACGAGTTTCAGGAAAAGGTAGATAACGATATGAAGCAAAaggaacagcagcggcagcggaaaCAGGTGGAGGCTGAGTACAACAAGAACTACACGTTCTTCGAACAAATCGATCTGGAAACGAAGCAAATCATCAACAAGGAACAGATGAAGGCACTGTTTCAAACCAAAGATATCTCGGCAGTGGCAAACGGCGAGAAGAGCGCTTCCAAGAAAGGCGGAAAACGCGCGAATCCCAACCAAACTCCCAGTGAGGTGGATCTGTTGAAGGCGGAAAACAAGGAGCTCAAAGAACAACTGTATCTACTAAGCTTTGAGCTCAAAAACGTGGCCTGCAAGCTGTCGAGTGCGGaaatgaaggagaaggaagagctgCTACTTGAGATTGAACAGCTGAAGCGTGTGCAGGAAGACATGACGGCCGAAATGACCGCTCTCTACGGTGAACTGGAGCAAGCCAAATCCAGATCGAACCAGGACGCCAAGTTCAAGGATAAGACTAAGCCACGCAAAGTCGGCCATTCCGGAAATGGGACGGAACAGCAGTCTACCGGCAACTAG